One Tripterygium wilfordii isolate XIE 37 chromosome 10, ASM1340144v1, whole genome shotgun sequence DNA segment encodes these proteins:
- the LOC120006803 gene encoding TVP38/TMEM64 family membrane protein slr0305-like isoform X3 has translation MRTLLNSNFIFSLPSSSSSSSPSSSSCYCNSSLYSFRPTTNKRFHFLKPCSSLKQTKKQQRNLQKSSAPQSLKGFLNPKGNDDNDDASVDQAKGDGDGEGRFEGETAFKGYGPAGYALFVAVYAGLEVAASIAFLIARYFARERILKLVEGNKKFLAIDKAIGENGFRVVTLLRLSPLLPFSLGNYLYGLTSVKFVPYVLGSWLGMLPGTWAYVSAGAFGRAIIQEESDVGLPGGNGQLLTVGLGLLATALAAAYVTRLAKEAVKDME, from the exons ATGCGCACCCTTCTCAACTCcaatttcatcttctctcttccaTCTTCGTCCTCGTCATCAtcaccttcttcttcctcttgttATTGCAACTCATCGCTCTACAGCTTCAGACCCACAACAAACAAGCGCTTTCACTTCCTCAAGCCATGCTCTTCTCTCAAGCAAACGAAGAAGCAACAGAGGAATCTCCAGAAGAGCAGTGCCCCACAGAGCTTGAAGGGGTTCTTGAATCCAAAGGGAAACGATGACAACGATGATGCCAGTGTTGATCAGGCTAAGGGAGATGGTGATGGTGAAGGCAGATTCGAAGGAGAAACTGCTTTCAAAG GTTATGGCCCTGCTGGATATGCCTTATTTGTAGCAGTTTATGCAGGATTGGAG GTGGCAGCAAGCATTGCCTTTTTAATTGCTAGATATTTTGCTCGTGAGCGTATTCTCAAACTAGtcgaaggaaacaaaaagttcCTTGCAATTGACAAGGCAATTGGAGAAAATGGGTTCAGAGTTGTCACTCTCCTTCGTTTGAGTCCTTTGCTTCCATTTTCTTTGGGCAATTATTTATATGGATTAACATCTGTAAAGTTTGTACCTTACGTCTTGGGAAG TTGGTTGGGGATGCTTCCAGGAACGTGGGCTTATGTGAGTGCCGGAGCATTTGGGCGAGCAATTATT CAAGAAGAATCTGATGTCGGTTTGCCTGGAGGTAATGGTCAGCTGTTGACGGTGGGACTGGGACTGTTAGCCACAGCACTGGCTGCGGCTTATGTGACTCGACTTGCAAAG
- the LOC120006803 gene encoding uncharacterized protein LOC120006803 isoform X2, translating to MRTLLNSNFIFSLPSSSSSSSPSSSSCYCNSSLYSFRPTTNKRFHFLKPCSSLKQTKKQQRNLQKSSAPQSLKGFLNPKGNDDNDDASVDQAKGDGDGEGRFEGETAFKGILLAGVLLVGVVGGFGTVGFVYKDQINAFLNQFSEFIEGYGPAGYALFVAVYAGLEVAASIAFLIARYFARERILKLVEGNKKFLAIDKAIGENGFRVVTLLRLSPLLPFSLGNYLYGLTSVKFVPYVLGSWLGMLPGTWAYVSAGAFGRAIIQEESDVGLPGGNGQLLTVGLGLLATALAAAYVTRLAKEAVKDME from the exons ATGCGCACCCTTCTCAACTCcaatttcatcttctctcttccaTCTTCGTCCTCGTCATCAtcaccttcttcttcctcttgttATTGCAACTCATCGCTCTACAGCTTCAGACCCACAACAAACAAGCGCTTTCACTTCCTCAAGCCATGCTCTTCTCTCAAGCAAACGAAGAAGCAACAGAGGAATCTCCAGAAGAGCAGTGCCCCACAGAGCTTGAAGGGGTTCTTGAATCCAAAGGGAAACGATGACAACGATGATGCCAGTGTTGATCAGGCTAAGGGAGATGGTGATGGTGAAGGCAGATTCGAAGGAGAAACTGCTTTCAAAGGTATCCTTTTGGCTGGAGTGTTGCTTGTGGGCGTTGTCGGTGGATTTGGCACTGTTGGCTTTGTCTACAAGGACCAGATCAATGCATTCTTAAACCAGTTCTCGGAATTCATCGAAG GTTATGGCCCTGCTGGATATGCCTTATTTGTAGCAGTTTATGCAGGATTGGAG GTGGCAGCAAGCATTGCCTTTTTAATTGCTAGATATTTTGCTCGTGAGCGTATTCTCAAACTAGtcgaaggaaacaaaaagttcCTTGCAATTGACAAGGCAATTGGAGAAAATGGGTTCAGAGTTGTCACTCTCCTTCGTTTGAGTCCTTTGCTTCCATTTTCTTTGGGCAATTATTTATATGGATTAACATCTGTAAAGTTTGTACCTTACGTCTTGGGAAG TTGGTTGGGGATGCTTCCAGGAACGTGGGCTTATGTGAGTGCCGGAGCATTTGGGCGAGCAATTATT CAAGAAGAATCTGATGTCGGTTTGCCTGGAGGTAATGGTCAGCTGTTGACGGTGGGACTGGGACTGTTAGCCACAGCACTGGCTGCGGCTTATGTGACTCGACTTGCAAAG
- the LOC120006803 gene encoding TVP38/TMEM64 family membrane protein slr0305-like isoform X1 — MRTLLNSNFIFSLPSSSSSSSPSSSSCYCNSSLYSFRPTTNKRFHFLKPCSSLKQTKKQQRNLQKSSAPQSLKGFLNPKGNDDNDDASVDQAKGDGDGEGRFEGETAFKGILLAGVLLVGVVGGFGTVGFVYKDQINAFLNQFSEFIEGYGPAGYALFVAVYAGLEVLAIPAIPLTMSAGLLFGSLIGTIVVSIGGTVAASIAFLIARYFARERILKLVEGNKKFLAIDKAIGENGFRVVTLLRLSPLLPFSLGNYLYGLTSVKFVPYVLGSWLGMLPGTWAYVSAGAFGRAIIQEESDVGLPGGNGQLLTVGLGLLATALAAAYVTRLAKEAVKDME, encoded by the exons ATGCGCACCCTTCTCAACTCcaatttcatcttctctcttccaTCTTCGTCCTCGTCATCAtcaccttcttcttcctcttgttATTGCAACTCATCGCTCTACAGCTTCAGACCCACAACAAACAAGCGCTTTCACTTCCTCAAGCCATGCTCTTCTCTCAAGCAAACGAAGAAGCAACAGAGGAATCTCCAGAAGAGCAGTGCCCCACAGAGCTTGAAGGGGTTCTTGAATCCAAAGGGAAACGATGACAACGATGATGCCAGTGTTGATCAGGCTAAGGGAGATGGTGATGGTGAAGGCAGATTCGAAGGAGAAACTGCTTTCAAAGGTATCCTTTTGGCTGGAGTGTTGCTTGTGGGCGTTGTCGGTGGATTTGGCACTGTTGGCTTTGTCTACAAGGACCAGATCAATGCATTCTTAAACCAGTTCTCGGAATTCATCGAAG GTTATGGCCCTGCTGGATATGCCTTATTTGTAGCAGTTTATGCAGGATTGGAG GTCCTTGCAATTCCAGCTATTCCGTTGACAATGTCAGCTGGTCTTCTTTTTGGCTCCCTTATTGGGACCATCGTAGTCTCGATTGGTGGGACG GTGGCAGCAAGCATTGCCTTTTTAATTGCTAGATATTTTGCTCGTGAGCGTATTCTCAAACTAGtcgaaggaaacaaaaagttcCTTGCAATTGACAAGGCAATTGGAGAAAATGGGTTCAGAGTTGTCACTCTCCTTCGTTTGAGTCCTTTGCTTCCATTTTCTTTGGGCAATTATTTATATGGATTAACATCTGTAAAGTTTGTACCTTACGTCTTGGGAAG TTGGTTGGGGATGCTTCCAGGAACGTGGGCTTATGTGAGTGCCGGAGCATTTGGGCGAGCAATTATT CAAGAAGAATCTGATGTCGGTTTGCCTGGAGGTAATGGTCAGCTGTTGACGGTGGGACTGGGACTGTTAGCCACAGCACTGGCTGCGGCTTATGTGACTCGACTTGCAAAG
- the LOC120006804 gene encoding uncharacterized protein LOC120006804 codes for MESSTNTRRKSSQISERPPKRLVFDRRYGWVFDEWKDPAEEALAGGRGMFCILPLAKAFLKTASQSINLAASSAVKVFEKPDLLSPQVLHASLNDQLHKIMSSIRKPEVNMFVGEENSSSHASTSFPAQPHLESGESQVP; via the exons ATGGAATCATCGACGAACACGAGAAGAAAAAGCTCTCAAATCTCCGAACGACCTCCCAAGCGCCTCGTATTCGATCGTCGTTACGGTTGGGT GTTTGATGAATGGAAAGACCCAGCAGAGGAAGCTCTTGCAGGCGGCCGCGGAAT GTTTTGCATATTGCCTCTAGCTAAGGCTTTCTTGAAGACAGCTTCACAGTCG ATCAACCTAGCGGCCAGTTCTGCTGTGAAAGTTTTTGAGAAGCCAGACCTCCTCTCCCCTCAGGTGCTACATGCCAGCCTTAATGATCAGCTTCACAAAATAATGTCTTCCATTCGGAAACCAGAAGTCAATATGTTTGTTGGCGAGGAAAATTCCTCATCACATGCTTCTACCAGTTTCCCTGCGCAGCCACATTTGGAAAGTGGAGAATCTCAAGTGCCCTGA